The proteins below are encoded in one region of Winogradskyella helgolandensis:
- a CDS encoding M23 family metallopeptidase, with amino-acid sequence MQNVSDVITKPSARAVLERDFKSNDSLFRRYELEYQNAKANQLQLDLPSVVYSKSDSLDFKILAYTVDLQRGERFKIASNIPSDSLQLAIDLFSITNDSIIETKPIESNTPELNRLEFEVTKTGPYKIVILPNRRHSTDFGLNLFTEPMLAFPVSGKDNKAIQSFWGATRGGGSRLHQGIDIFAKRGTPVVAATNGFISNTGNRGLGGKQVWLRDGIFGQSLYYAHLDSIAVSGGKRVKVGDTLGFVGNTGNAKTTSPHLHFGIYTSGGAVDPLPFVKLNNPIDFENVLLSKTGETRLLKNELRIGASVKHTKLQDLKPKSQVEILGKTNRWFHLQVNDSLQGFMHESLVKEVE; translated from the coding sequence ATAACAAAGCCTTCTGCAAGAGCTGTTTTGGAACGTGATTTTAAATCTAACGACAGTTTATTTCGACGTTACGAATTGGAATATCAAAATGCGAAAGCGAATCAGCTCCAATTAGATTTACCTTCAGTTGTATATTCTAAATCAGATAGTTTAGATTTCAAGATTCTGGCTTATACTGTAGATTTGCAGCGTGGAGAACGTTTTAAAATAGCGTCTAATATCCCAAGTGATAGTTTACAATTGGCTATTGATTTATTTTCCATTACAAATGATTCAATAATTGAAACAAAACCGATAGAATCTAATACGCCAGAATTAAATCGTTTAGAATTTGAAGTCACCAAAACAGGTCCATATAAAATCGTTATACTTCCAAATCGAAGGCATAGCACCGATTTTGGTCTTAATCTATTTACGGAACCTATGTTAGCATTTCCAGTTAGTGGAAAAGATAATAAAGCCATTCAAAGTTTTTGGGGTGCCACACGAGGTGGAGGTAGTCGTTTACATCAAGGTATTGATATTTTTGCTAAACGCGGCACACCAGTTGTTGCGGCAACAAATGGTTTTATTTCTAACACTGGCAATCGTGGTTTGGGTGGAAAACAAGTATGGTTGCGTGATGGAATTTTTGGTCAGTCGTTGTATTATGCACATTTAGATAGTATTGCGGTTTCTGGAGGTAAACGTGTTAAGGTAGGTGATACTTTAGGGTTTGTTGGTAACACAGGAAATGCTAAAACTACAAGTCCGCATTTACATTTCGGAATCTATACGAGTGGAGGAGCAGTTGACCCTTTGCCATTTGTAAAATTGAATAATCCTATTGATTTTGAAAATGTGTTACTATCCAAAACAGGAGAAACACGTTTACTAAAAAACGAACTTAGAATAGGTGCTAGCGTCAAACACACAAAACTTCAAGATTTGAAACCTAAATCCCAAGTTGAAATATTAGGCAAAACGAACCGTTGGTTTCATCTTCAGGTGAATGATAGCTTACAAGGTTTTATGCATGAATCTCTGGTGAAAGAAGTTGAATGA
- a CDS encoding DUF4287 domain-containing protein has product MEKALQTMINNMPEKTGKSLEQWKFILKDKAFTKHSEGVNYLKSEHGITHGFANTIVTLSKEEHNSADDLVFNQYKGKEALVPIYEKLISVLKTFGDDVNITPKKTSVSLIRKRQFVLIKPATKTRIDLGLKLPNEPTTERLGNSGPFGTMCTHRVQITSIEEVDDELICWMKAAFELAV; this is encoded by the coding sequence ATGGAAAAAGCGTTACAAACCATGATTAACAATATGCCGGAAAAAACTGGTAAGTCATTAGAACAATGGAAATTCATCTTAAAAGACAAAGCATTTACTAAACATTCTGAAGGTGTCAATTACCTTAAAAGTGAACATGGTATTACTCATGGTTTTGCCAATACTATTGTCACACTTTCCAAGGAAGAACATAATTCTGCAGACGATTTAGTGTTTAATCAATATAAAGGAAAGGAAGCACTAGTTCCAATATATGAAAAACTTATTTCTGTACTAAAAACCTTTGGGGACGATGTTAATATCACACCGAAAAAAACAAGTGTAAGCCTTATTAGAAAACGACAATTTGTACTGATAAAACCAGCCACAAAAACCCGAATTGATTTAGGACTTAAGTTACCCAATGAGCCTACAACAGAACGACTCGGTAATTCTGGCCCGTTTGGGACGATGTGTACTCATCGTGTTCAAATTACTTCAATTGAGGAGGTTGATGACGAATTGATATGTTGGATGAAAGCCGCATTTGAGCTAGCAGTATAA
- a CDS encoding VOC family protein → MKLGAFSISLAVKDIKASKAFYETLGFTVFGGDLEQNYLIMKNESTLVGLFQGMFENNMLTFNPGWDQETKTLKTFDDVRDIQKHLKSKNIKLENEADDTTSGPASFVVLDPDGNAILVDQHI, encoded by the coding sequence ATGAAACTAGGCGCCTTCTCAATTAGTTTGGCCGTTAAAGATATAAAAGCGTCAAAAGCTTTTTATGAAACCTTAGGATTTACTGTTTTTGGAGGAGATCTAGAACAGAATTATCTTATTATGAAAAATGAATCTACACTTGTGGGTTTGTTTCAAGGGATGTTTGAAAATAATATGCTCACTTTTAATCCTGGCTGGGATCAAGAGACAAAAACACTTAAAACTTTTGATGATGTACGAGACATTCAAAAGCATTTAAAAAGCAAGAATATTAAATTAGAGAACGAAGCTGATGATACAACTTCTGGTCCTGCTAGTTTTGTAGTTTTAGATCCCGATGGAAATGCTATTTTAGTAGATCAACATATTTAA